The following proteins are co-located in the Pseudomonas sp. DY-1 genome:
- a CDS encoding SDR family oxidoreductase gives MSMKFSGQVALVTGAANGIGRATALAFAAEGLKVVVSDVDTVGGEGTVELIRTAGGDASFIRCDVTREAEVQALMEGTVAAYGRLDYAFNNAGIEIEKGKLAEGSEAEFDAIMGVNVKGVWLCMKHQIPLLLAQGGGAIVNTASVAGLGAAPKMSIYAASKHAVIGLTKSAAVEYAKKKVRVNAVCPAVIDTDMFRRAYEADPKKAEFVATMHPVGRIGKVEEIAAAVLYLCCDAAGFTTGHALAVDGGATAI, from the coding sequence ATGAGCATGAAGTTCTCCGGCCAGGTTGCCCTGGTGACCGGCGCCGCCAACGGTATCGGCCGCGCGACTGCCCTGGCGTTCGCCGCTGAAGGCTTGAAGGTAGTGGTTTCCGACGTGGACACCGTCGGTGGAGAAGGCACCGTGGAGCTGATTCGCACCGCCGGTGGCGATGCAAGCTTCATTCGTTGCGACGTGACCCGCGAAGCCGAGGTTCAGGCGCTGATGGAGGGCACGGTCGCTGCTTACGGCCGCCTCGACTACGCCTTCAACAATGCCGGCATCGAGATCGAGAAGGGTAAGCTGGCCGAGGGCAGCGAGGCCGAGTTCGACGCCATCATGGGCGTCAACGTGAAAGGTGTGTGGCTGTGCATGAAGCATCAGATACCGCTTTTGCTGGCCCAGGGTGGCGGCGCCATCGTCAACACCGCCTCTGTGGCGGGGCTCGGCGCCGCGCCGAAGATGAGCATCTATGCCGCTTCCAAGCACGCGGTGATCGGCCTGACCAAGTCGGCCGCCGTCGAGTATGCGAAGAAGAAAGTACGAGTGAATGCCGTATGCCCGGCAGTGATCGACACCGATATGTTCCGCCGCGCCTACGAGGCCGATCCGAAGAAGGCCGAGTTCGTCGCGACCATGCACCCGGTGGGACGCATCGGCAAGGTGGAGGAAATCGCTGCTGCCGTGCTTTACCTCTGCTGCGACGCGGCAGGCTTCACCACCGGTCATGCCTTGGCCGTGGATGGTGGCGCCACTGCGATCTGA
- a CDS encoding benzoate/H(+) symporter BenE family transporter, producing the protein MTSTSETPANPTRLRPLADSSPSAVVAGFIAMLTGYTSSLVLMFQAGQAAGLSSAQISSWIWALSIGMALTTIGLSLRYRTPIVVAWSTPGAALLITSLPGVSYGEAIGAFIVCAALLALVGLTGGFERLMRRLPGSLAAALLAGILFKIGSEIFIAAQHRTALVLAMFFSYLVFKRLQPRYAVLVALLVGCVMAAVLGLLDFSGFEFALAEPVWTTPKFSVTAVISIGIPLFVVAMASQNIPGIAVLRADGYQVPASPLISVTGIASLLLAPFGSHGINLAAISAAICTGPHAHEDRNKRYTAAVWCGIFYGIAGTFGATLAALFAALPKELVLSIAALALFGSISNGLTAAMHEPKEREAALITFMVTASGMTLLSIGSAFWGLIAGVLTLLILNWDSGKQK; encoded by the coding sequence ATGACCTCAACTTCAGAAACCCCGGCCAATCCGACGCGTCTTCGTCCCCTGGCCGATTCCTCGCCCTCGGCCGTCGTGGCGGGCTTCATCGCCATGCTCACCGGCTACACCAGCTCTCTGGTGCTGATGTTCCAGGCGGGACAGGCTGCAGGGCTCAGCAGCGCGCAGATTTCGTCATGGATCTGGGCGCTGTCCATTGGCATGGCCCTGACAACCATCGGGCTCTCATTGCGCTATCGCACGCCCATCGTCGTCGCCTGGTCCACCCCGGGTGCGGCCCTGCTGATTACCAGCCTGCCGGGCGTGAGCTATGGAGAAGCAATCGGGGCCTTCATCGTCTGCGCCGCCCTCCTCGCCCTGGTTGGCCTGACTGGCGGATTCGAAAGACTGATGCGTCGCCTGCCGGGGTCGCTGGCAGCGGCGCTATTGGCGGGCATCCTGTTCAAGATTGGCAGCGAGATCTTCATCGCCGCCCAACACCGCACAGCCCTGGTGCTGGCAATGTTCTTCAGCTACCTGGTATTCAAGCGCCTGCAGCCGCGCTATGCCGTGCTGGTGGCGCTATTGGTGGGCTGTGTGATGGCGGCGGTTCTTGGCCTGCTGGATTTCAGCGGCTTCGAGTTCGCCCTGGCCGAACCGGTATGGACGACGCCAAAGTTTTCCGTCACGGCGGTGATCAGTATCGGCATCCCGCTGTTCGTGGTGGCCATGGCATCGCAGAACATCCCCGGCATCGCCGTGCTGCGTGCTGACGGCTACCAGGTACCTGCCTCGCCGCTTATCTCGGTCACTGGCATTGCGTCCCTGCTGCTGGCGCCCTTCGGCTCCCACGGCATCAACCTGGCGGCCATCAGCGCAGCCATCTGCACCGGACCTCATGCCCACGAAGACCGCAACAAGCGCTATACCGCCGCAGTCTGGTGCGGGATTTTCTATGGCATCGCCGGAACCTTCGGCGCGACCCTGGCGGCGCTGTTCGCCGCACTGCCCAAGGAACTGGTGCTGTCCATCGCAGCCCTGGCGCTGTTCGGTTCCATCAGCAATGGCCTGACCGCTGCAATGCACGAGCCCAAGGAACGCGAGGCGGCGCTGATCACCTTCATGGTCACCGCCTCCGGCATGACGCTGCTGTCGATCGGCTCCGCCTTCTGGGGACTGATCGCCGGGGTACTGACCTTGCTGATCCTCAACTGGGACAGTGGCAAGCAAAAATGA
- a CDS encoding LysE family translocator, with protein sequence MSLELIFAFILFAFVTSVTPGPNNMMLLASGVNFGVRRSLPHMLGISVGFMVLVMCVGLGLSQIFQQVPVLYTALRYIGAAYLLYLAWKIAGSGAPDEGNVENRPKPFTFLQAAAFQWVNPKAWVMAIGAITTYTPQDNFVVNVVLIAALFALINCPSVGLWTVAGSLLRRWLAEPRILRLFNIGMALLLVASLYPILVDVHGTI encoded by the coding sequence ATGAGCCTGGAACTGATCTTCGCCTTCATTCTCTTCGCCTTCGTCACCTCGGTGACGCCCGGCCCCAACAACATGATGCTGCTCGCTTCCGGGGTGAACTTCGGGGTACGCCGTAGCCTGCCGCACATGCTTGGCATCAGCGTCGGTTTCATGGTGCTGGTGATGTGCGTAGGCCTGGGTCTATCCCAGATTTTCCAGCAGGTTCCCGTGCTCTACACCGCGCTGCGCTACATCGGCGCCGCCTACCTGCTCTACCTGGCCTGGAAGATCGCTGGCTCCGGTGCCCCGGACGAAGGAAACGTCGAGAATCGACCCAAACCCTTCACTTTCCTGCAGGCGGCGGCCTTCCAGTGGGTCAACCCCAAGGCCTGGGTCATGGCGATTGGCGCCATCACCACCTACACCCCGCAGGACAATTTCGTGGTCAACGTGGTGCTGATTGCAGCCCTCTTCGCCCTGATCAACTGCCCCAGCGTCGGACTCTGGACCGTAGCGGGTAGCCTGCTGCGCCGCTGGCTTGCCGAACCACGCATACTGCGCCTGTTCAACATCGGCATGGCCCTGCTGCTGGTGGCCTCGCTCTACCCCATATTGGTCGACGTCCACGGAACGATCTGA
- a CDS encoding MarR family winged helix-turn-helix transcriptional regulator produces the protein MLDLKNPSIQQAAMEAFFFGYQAFTSKPDEILARRGLSRVHHRILFFIAKYPGLSVKELLGYLGVTKQALNTPLRQLIEMKLVESVAADDDKRKRLLGFTAEGARLEQALRREQARLLQRAFGEAGEEAVRGWLEVNQALCTARQTEAAED, from the coding sequence ATGCTTGACCTGAAAAATCCCAGCATTCAGCAAGCCGCCATGGAAGCCTTTTTCTTTGGCTATCAGGCCTTCACCAGCAAGCCGGACGAAATCCTCGCCCGCCGAGGCCTGTCGCGGGTGCACCACCGCATCCTGTTCTTCATTGCCAAGTACCCTGGTCTGAGCGTCAAGGAACTGCTGGGTTATCTGGGCGTAACCAAGCAGGCGTTGAACACGCCGCTGCGACAGCTGATCGAGATGAAGCTGGTTGAGAGCGTGGCTGCCGACGATGACAAGCGTAAGCGCCTGCTGGGTTTCACTGCCGAGGGCGCCAGGCTGGAACAGGCCCTGCGCCGGGAACAGGCGCGACTACTGCAACGCGCCTTTGGCGAGGCCGGGGAGGAGGCGGTGCGAGGCTGGCTTGAAGTCAACCAGGCGCTCTGCACCGCACGGCAGACTGAAGCCGCCGAGGACTAG
- a CDS encoding PLP-dependent aminotransferase family protein translates to MAFSERIARLKSSLIREILAAAQRPEVMSFAGGLPAEPMLPKVDWSEMPASMGQYGMSEGEPALREAIAAEARALGVPCEASQVLIVSGSQQTLDLASKLFIDPGTEVLLEAPTYLAALQAFQLFGADCIAVPQEADGPEIAALRQRLEQHKPSFAYLIPTFQNPSGTRYSEAKRDAVAALLDEFGVTLIEDEPYRELVFDEGSATPIVSRLKKASWIYTGTVSKTLLPGLRVGFLIATPDLFPHLLRLKQSADLHTNRIGQWQALQWLGTEQYRQHLAELRDFYRVRRDSMQVALEEHFGELATWEIPQGGLFFWLTLKQPLDTRMLLKPALEQNVAFMPGEPFFIDPDKHPGHLRLNFSHVAPERLSEGLKRLAGVIRQAQAAEAA, encoded by the coding sequence ATGGCATTCTCCGAACGCATCGCCCGCCTGAAAAGCTCCCTGATCCGCGAAATCCTTGCCGCCGCCCAGCGTCCGGAAGTGATGTCCTTCGCCGGAGGCCTGCCGGCCGAGCCGATGCTTCCGAAAGTGGACTGGAGCGAAATGCCAGCCAGCATGGGCCAGTACGGCATGAGCGAGGGCGAGCCGGCGCTGCGTGAGGCCATTGCCGCTGAAGCGCGCGCCCTTGGCGTGCCCTGTGAGGCGAGCCAGGTATTGATTGTCAGCGGCTCGCAGCAGACCTTGGACCTGGCGTCCAAGCTATTCATCGATCCGGGCACCGAAGTGCTGTTAGAGGCCCCGACCTATCTGGCGGCTCTGCAGGCCTTCCAGCTGTTCGGTGCCGATTGCATCGCCGTGCCGCAGGAAGCCGATGGCCCGGAGATCGCCGCGTTGCGCCAGCGCCTGGAGCAGCACAAGCCGTCCTTCGCCTACCTGATCCCGACTTTCCAGAATCCGTCCGGTACCCGCTACAGCGAGGCCAAGCGTGATGCGGTCGCTGCGCTGTTGGACGAGTTCGGAGTGACGCTGATCGAAGACGAGCCCTATCGCGAGCTGGTGTTCGACGAAGGCAGCGCCACGCCCATCGTCAGCCGCCTGAAAAAGGCCAGCTGGATCTACACTGGTACCGTTTCCAAGACCCTGCTGCCGGGCCTGCGAGTGGGCTTCCTGATTGCCACCCCGGACCTCTTCCCGCACCTGCTGCGCCTGAAACAGTCCGCGGATCTGCACACCAACCGCATCGGTCAGTGGCAGGCGCTGCAATGGCTCGGCACCGAGCAGTATCGCCAGCATCTGGCCGAGCTGCGTGACTTCTACCGCGTGCGCCGCGACTCCATGCAGGTTGCACTGGAGGAACACTTCGGCGAGCTGGCCACCTGGGAAATTCCCCAGGGCGGGCTGTTCTTCTGGCTGACCCTGAAACAGCCGCTGGATACTCGCATGCTGCTCAAGCCGGCGCTGGAGCAGAACGTTGCCTTCATGCCGGGCGAACCGTTCTTCATCGACCCGGACAAACATCCGGGCCACTTGCGACTGAACTTCAGCCATGTGGCACCCGAGCGCCTGAGCGAAGGTCTGAAACGACTTGCTGGCGTCATCCGTCAGGCCCAGGCCGCGGAAGCTGCCTGA
- a CDS encoding glutathione S-transferase family protein: MYKVYGDYKSGNCYKVKLILNLLGLPYQWVPVDILKGETESLEFLEKNPNGKIPVLELEDGTTLWESNAILNFLAEGSDLLPAEPRLRTQVLQWQFFEQYSHEPYVAVARFIQLYKGMPEDRLEEYKVCQVRGQKALKVMEKQLQRTPYLVGDRYSIADIALYAYTHVAHEGGFDLSGYPAILAWLDRVASHPRHVGMFD, encoded by the coding sequence ATGTACAAGGTTTACGGCGACTACAAATCGGGCAACTGCTACAAGGTCAAGCTGATCCTGAATCTGCTCGGCCTGCCGTATCAATGGGTGCCGGTGGATATCCTCAAGGGCGAGACCGAGAGCCTTGAGTTCCTCGAGAAGAACCCCAACGGCAAGATCCCGGTCCTGGAACTGGAGGACGGCACCACGCTCTGGGAATCCAACGCCATCCTGAATTTCCTCGCTGAAGGCAGCGACTTGCTGCCCGCGGAGCCGCGCCTGCGCACCCAGGTGCTGCAGTGGCAGTTCTTCGAGCAGTACAGCCATGAGCCCTACGTCGCGGTAGCGCGCTTCATCCAACTATATAAAGGCATGCCGGAAGACCGCCTGGAGGAATACAAGGTCTGCCAAGTGCGCGGACAGAAGGCGCTGAAGGTGATGGAGAAACAGTTGCAGCGCACGCCGTACCTGGTGGGGGATCGCTATTCCATCGCCGATATCGCTCTCTATGCCTACACCCATGTGGCCCATGAAGGCGGATTCGATCTGTCCGGCTACCCGGCGATCCTCGCGTGGCTGGATCGTGTGGCCAGCCATCCGCGGCATGTGGGAATGTTCGACTGA
- a CDS encoding GFA family protein, translating into MKYRGSCHCGKIAFEVEGTLEQVMECNCSLCSRRGYLLWFVPREQFKLSTPESGLSTYRFNRMHIAHHFCANCGCAPFGEATDPRGKAMAAVNVRCLEDVPLDGLKILKVDGKTF; encoded by the coding sequence ATGAAATACCGGGGCAGCTGCCATTGCGGGAAGATCGCCTTCGAAGTCGAGGGGACCCTGGAACAGGTCATGGAGTGCAACTGTTCACTGTGCAGCCGACGCGGCTACCTGCTCTGGTTCGTCCCGCGCGAACAGTTCAAGCTTTCCACCCCGGAGTCCGGCCTCTCCACCTATCGCTTCAATCGCATGCATATCGCCCACCACTTCTGTGCCAACTGCGGCTGCGCGCCCTTTGGCGAAGCGACCGATCCCAGGGGCAAGGCCATGGCCGCAGTGAACGTGCGTTGCCTGGAGGATGTGCCTCTGGATGGGCTCAAAATACTGAAGGTGGATGGGAAGACCTTCTAG
- the folE gene encoding GTP cyclohydrolase I FolE, which yields MSLEQHYTAILGQLGEDVSREGLLDTPKRAAKAMQYLCRGYQQTLEEVTNGALFSSDNSEMVLVKNIELYSLCEHHLLPFIGKAHVAYIPSGKVLGLSKVARIVDMFARRLQIQENLSRQIAEAVQQVTGALGVAVVIEAQHMCMMMRGVEKQNSSMVTSVMLGEFRENAATRSEFLSLINN from the coding sequence ATGTCCCTGGAACAGCATTACACCGCGATCCTCGGCCAGCTCGGCGAGGACGTCTCCCGTGAAGGCCTGCTCGATACCCCGAAGCGCGCCGCCAAGGCGATGCAGTACCTCTGCCGCGGCTACCAGCAGACGCTGGAGGAAGTCACCAACGGCGCTCTGTTCAGCTCCGACAACAGCGAAATGGTGCTGGTGAAGAACATCGAGCTGTACTCGCTCTGCGAGCACCACCTGCTGCCGTTCATCGGCAAGGCCCATGTGGCCTACATCCCCAGCGGCAAAGTGCTAGGCCTGTCCAAGGTCGCGCGAATCGTCGACATGTTCGCCCGCCGCCTGCAGATCCAGGAAAACCTCAGCCGCCAGATCGCCGAAGCGGTACAACAGGTCACTGGCGCCCTGGGCGTGGCCGTGGTCATCGAAGCCCAACACATGTGCATGATGATGCGCGGCGTGGAGAAGCAGAACTCCTCCATGGTCACCTCGGTGATGCTCGGCGAGTTCCGCGAGAACGCCGCCACCCGCAGCGAGTTCCTCAGTCTGATCAACAACTGA
- a CDS encoding helix-turn-helix domain-containing protein has protein sequence MTTPFPGHPVRGSASGRPIMALLDLLGRRWSLRILWELHQGPATFRDLQARCESLSPSVLNTRLGELRQALLVENGEAGYSLTEDGEELVRRCLPLADWAEHWASRLPAPEK, from the coding sequence ATGACCACACCCTTTCCCGGTCATCCCGTCCGCGGCTCCGCCAGCGGGCGACCAATCATGGCGCTGCTCGATCTCCTGGGGCGGCGCTGGAGCCTGCGCATTCTCTGGGAACTGCACCAAGGACCTGCGACTTTCCGCGACTTGCAAGCTCGCTGCGAAAGCCTGTCGCCTTCGGTGCTGAACACTCGGCTCGGCGAGTTGCGCCAGGCGCTGCTGGTGGAAAATGGCGAGGCTGGCTACAGCCTGACAGAGGACGGAGAGGAACTGGTGCGACGTTGCCTGCCCCTGGCGGATTGGGCGGAGCACTGGGCCAGCCGTCTGCCCGCGCCTGAAAAATGA
- a CDS encoding carboxymuconolactone decarboxylase family protein: MNEPRIQPAQPPYDTAIQAAFDRVMPPGVPPLLLFRCVARNPRVLQRMMAGGLLDRGSIGLRERELLILRSTARCGAEYEWGVHVAAFNAKAGFSQAQLDDTCQVTVEPSLWEGSELALLALADALHECADIDDGLWRRLREYFSEEQLIECVMLAGFYHAVSFLAKGLRVELEAHAPRFPSDRSQG, from the coding sequence ATGAACGAACCCCGTATCCAGCCGGCCCAACCACCCTATGACACCGCCATCCAGGCCGCCTTCGACCGGGTGATGCCGCCCGGAGTACCACCATTGCTGCTGTTTCGCTGTGTCGCCCGCAATCCTCGCGTGTTACAGCGGATGATGGCTGGTGGGCTGCTGGATCGCGGCAGCATCGGCCTGCGTGAGCGGGAACTGCTGATCCTGCGCAGCACCGCCCGATGTGGCGCCGAGTACGAGTGGGGTGTGCATGTGGCGGCATTCAACGCCAAGGCCGGATTCAGCCAGGCGCAGCTGGACGATACCTGCCAGGTAACGGTGGAGCCGAGCCTATGGGAGGGATCGGAGCTGGCGCTGCTGGCCCTCGCCGATGCCCTGCACGAGTGCGCGGATATCGACGATGGCTTGTGGCGGCGGCTACGCGAGTATTTCAGCGAGGAACAGCTGATTGAGTGCGTGATGCTGGCGGGGTTCTATCACGCTGTTTCCTTCCTGGCGAAGGGATTGCGCGTGGAGTTGGAGGCGCATGCACCGAGGTTTCCATCTGATCGTTCGCAGGGTTGA
- a CDS encoding Smr/MutS family protein yields the protein MQDDTQKNDSWNNESSLFAEQMRGVKRIQNDRADTGKVRADLKQLANRRQNATISVANVKVDGLSDQFVIDVGAEDELHWARDGVQEGQMRKLKQGQIGFDGSLDLHGMTVEKARETLWDFIAEATRFEVRCVRVTHGKAARLDGKRPLIKSHVNTWLRQHPQVLGFTSCLPKHGGTGAVYVMLRRTMLEGRDE from the coding sequence ATGCAAGACGACACCCAAAAAAACGACTCCTGGAACAACGAAAGCTCCTTGTTCGCCGAGCAGATGCGCGGTGTGAAGCGCATCCAGAATGATCGCGCCGATACCGGCAAGGTGCGCGCCGATCTGAAGCAGCTGGCCAACCGCCGGCAAAATGCGACCATCAGTGTGGCCAACGTCAAGGTCGACGGCCTGTCCGATCAGTTCGTCATCGATGTCGGTGCCGAAGACGAACTGCACTGGGCCCGCGATGGTGTACAGGAAGGCCAGATGCGCAAACTCAAGCAGGGCCAGATCGGCTTCGACGGCAGCCTCGACCTGCATGGCATGACCGTGGAAAAGGCCCGCGAGACGCTATGGGACTTCATTGCCGAGGCCACCCGCTTCGAGGTGCGCTGCGTGCGCGTGACCCATGGCAAGGCAGCACGCCTGGACGGCAAGCGGCCGCTGATCAAGAGCCACGTCAACACCTGGCTGCGCCAACACCCGCAGGTACTGGGCTTTACCTCTTGCCTGCCGAAACATGGTGGCACCGGCGCCGTCTATGTGATGCTGCGCCGCACCATGCTTGAAGGCCGCGACGAGTAG
- a CDS encoding cysteine hydrolase family protein translates to MSAPKSMFQLSGRGYPPANLNNATLVIIDAQEEYRSGVLALPGLDAALSEIASLLATARTMGSAIVHVKHLGVPGGIFDPRGERGEHLPEVAPLPGEIVVEKRLPNAFAGTDLHDRLQAIGHLDLIVCGFMTHSSISTTVRAAKDYGYRCTLVSAACATRDLPTVDGGVISAEDMHRVEVIALADNFASVVPQAKALI, encoded by the coding sequence ATGTCCGCCCCGAAATCCATGTTCCAGCTCAGTGGCCGCGGCTATCCGCCCGCCAACCTGAACAATGCCACCCTGGTGATCATCGACGCTCAGGAAGAGTACCGCAGTGGCGTTCTCGCCCTGCCCGGCCTGGATGCCGCCCTCAGCGAAATCGCCAGCCTCCTCGCCACCGCCCGCACTATGGGCAGCGCCATTGTCCATGTGAAGCACCTTGGTGTACCTGGCGGCATCTTCGATCCCCGCGGCGAGCGCGGCGAGCATCTGCCCGAGGTCGCGCCCCTGCCTGGCGAGATCGTCGTCGAGAAGCGCCTGCCCAATGCCTTCGCCGGCACCGACCTGCATGATCGCCTGCAGGCAATCGGCCACCTTGACCTGATCGTCTGCGGTTTCATGACCCATTCCAGCATCAGCACCACGGTCCGCGCCGCGAAGGACTATGGTTATCGCTGCACGCTGGTGAGCGCCGCCTGCGCAACCCGCGACCTGCCGACCGTCGATGGCGGCGTCATCAGCGCGGAAGACATGCACCGTGTCGAGGTGATCGCACTCGCCGACAACTTCGCCAGCGTGGTGCCGCAGGCCAAGGCGCTTATCTAA
- the prmB gene encoding 50S ribosomal protein L3 N(5)-glutamine methyltransferase, whose translation MSESRLRTLRDYIRWAVSRFHAENLFFGHGTDNAWDEARQLVLGALHLPYEISDSYLDCRLEDDECARLRELLRRRIEERVPVAYLLGEAWFCGMPFVVDERVLVPRSPIAELIQQHFAPWLPQDPARVLDLCTGSGCIGIACAHAFPAAEVVLGDLSFDALEVANLNIERHSLEDRVYTVQGDGFDGLPGQRFDLIVSNPPYVDAEDFADMPAEYQHEPELGLACGNDGLDLVRRMLAEAADHLTEKGLLIVEVGNSQVHVEELYPEVDFLWLDFEHGGHGVFMLSANQCREHQALFRARLNP comes from the coding sequence GTGTCTGAATCCCGCCTGCGCACCCTGCGTGACTACATCCGCTGGGCTGTCAGCCGTTTCCATGCTGAGAACCTGTTCTTCGGTCACGGCACCGACAACGCCTGGGATGAGGCTCGTCAACTCGTACTTGGCGCTCTGCACCTACCTTACGAGATTTCCGACAGCTACCTGGACTGCCGCCTGGAAGACGACGAATGCGCGCGCCTGCGTGAACTGCTGCGTCGGCGTATCGAAGAGCGCGTGCCGGTGGCCTACCTGCTCGGTGAAGCCTGGTTCTGTGGCATGCCCTTCGTGGTCGACGAGCGAGTTCTGGTACCGCGTTCCCCCATCGCTGAACTGATCCAGCAGCATTTCGCTCCCTGGTTGCCCCAGGATCCGGCACGTGTGCTCGATCTCTGCACCGGCTCGGGTTGCATCGGCATAGCCTGCGCCCATGCCTTCCCCGCGGCCGAGGTGGTGCTGGGCGATCTTTCTTTCGACGCGCTGGAAGTGGCCAACCTGAACATCGAGCGCCACAGCCTGGAAGACAGGGTCTACACCGTGCAGGGCGATGGCTTCGACGGGCTGCCGGGGCAGCGCTTCGACCTGATCGTTTCCAATCCGCCTTACGTTGATGCCGAGGACTTCGCCGACATGCCGGCCGAATATCAGCATGAGCCCGAACTGGGCCTGGCTTGCGGCAACGACGGCCTGGACCTGGTGCGGCGCATGCTGGCCGAAGCCGCCGATCACCTGACCGAGAAAGGCCTGCTTATCGTGGAAGTGGGTAACAGCCAGGTGCACGTCGAAGAGCTGTATCCGGAGGTGGATTTCCTCTGGCTGGACTTCGAGCACGGTGGTCACGGGGTATTCATGCTCAGCGCCAACCAGTGCCGGGAGCACCAGGCGCTATTCCGTGCGCGCTTGAATCCCTGA
- a CDS encoding alpha/beta hydrolase gives MLRFLLLLLPLLASLAQAAPQSVLQRPIELDTGSGILRGTLLRPKIDRPVPVALIIAGSGPTDRDGNNPLGGRNDSLKKLAQLLARNGIASVRYDKRGIAGSQDAGIDERQLSIELYAQDAAAWGQRLKRNPHFSQLILIGHSEGALIASLAAEGAGADALVSIAGSARPIDQLLRDQLQSRLPPPLLHQSEALLASLRAGQQVAEVPQSLEVLFRPSVQPYLISLFRQDPSEAFGRLRMPALILQGSHDIQVSVNDAEQLKAARPDAELAIIEGMNHMLRIVPMEMDQQLASYGNPNLPLARELGERILAFIQEQFDSRNSKISR, from the coding sequence ATGCTGCGATTCTTACTGCTTCTCCTCCCCCTCCTCGCCAGCCTGGCCCAGGCCGCGCCCCAGAGCGTGCTGCAACGCCCCATCGAACTGGACACCGGTAGCGGCATACTGCGCGGCACCCTGCTTCGCCCGAAGATCGATCGCCCCGTGCCGGTGGCGTTAATCATCGCCGGCTCCGGCCCCACGGATCGCGACGGCAACAATCCGCTCGGCGGACGCAACGACAGCCTGAAGAAACTCGCTCAATTGCTGGCACGCAATGGCATTGCCAGCGTGCGCTACGACAAGCGTGGCATCGCCGGCAGCCAGGATGCCGGCATCGATGAACGCCAGCTCAGCATCGAGCTCTACGCCCAGGATGCGGCGGCTTGGGGCCAGCGCCTGAAGCGGAACCCGCACTTCTCGCAACTCATCCTCATCGGCCACAGCGAAGGCGCACTGATTGCCAGTCTCGCAGCGGAGGGTGCAGGCGCCGACGCGCTTGTCAGCATTGCTGGCAGCGCCCGCCCCATCGACCAGTTGCTGCGCGACCAGCTGCAAAGCCGTCTGCCGCCGCCCCTACTGCATCAGAGCGAAGCCCTGCTGGCCAGCTTGCGCGCTGGCCAGCAAGTGGCCGAGGTGCCGCAGTCGCTGGAGGTACTGTTCCGCCCCAGCGTGCAGCCCTACCTGATTTCCCTGTTCCGCCAGGACCCGTCCGAGGCCTTCGGTCGACTGCGGATGCCGGCGCTGATCCTGCAGGGCAGCCACGACATCCAGGTCAGCGTGAACGACGCTGAGCAGCTCAAGGCCGCACGACCTGACGCCGAGCTAGCCATCATCGAGGGCATGAACCACATGCTGCGCATAGTCCCCATGGAGATGGATCAGCAACTGGCGTCCTACGGCAACCCGAACCTGCCCCTGGCGCGAGAGCTGGGCGAACGCATCCTCGCATTCATTCAGGAGCAGTTCGACTCCAGAAACTCGAAGATCAGTCGATAA